Proteins from a single region of Chitinibacter bivalviorum:
- the nuoN gene encoding NADH-quinone oxidoreductase subunit NuoN codes for MTWTSLNPWVATPEIFLLCAVCAILLIDLFISDAKRSVTYVLTLLTLGVTAALVVSGHEPQARLGFSNSFLADALSDYAKLGMILGVALVLIYGRSYAKARGLFRGELFTLALFSLLGMMVMASAINFLTLYVGLELMSLSIYAMVALNRESFASTEAAMKYFVLGALASGMLLYGMSMLYGATGSLDVFTIAHAIQAGTANNLLVVFGLVFVVTGLGFKFGAVPFHMWVPDVYQGAPTPMSQLISTAPKVAVFVFTLRVLAQALEGFAPDWRGMLMILAVLSIGLGNLTAIAQTNIKRMFGYSTISHMGFVLLGLLVATPNGYAASFFYVISYVLMGAAGFGVLMLLSREGFEADQISDLKGLNQRSPWFALMMLFTMFSMAGIPVFLGFFAKLSILKEIVNMQMVWLAVFAVIFSLIGAFYYLRIVKVMYFDDAETDAPLSACIDMKVVLSINCLLLLVLGLMPNSLMSVLTEAVQRSIPAAF; via the coding sequence ATGACCTGGACCAGTCTTAATCCATGGGTGGCAACGCCAGAGATCTTTTTGCTCTGTGCGGTATGTGCCATCCTGCTGATTGATTTATTTATCAGTGATGCAAAACGCAGCGTCACCTATGTATTAACTTTGCTCACATTGGGTGTGACTGCCGCCTTGGTCGTTAGTGGCCACGAACCGCAAGCACGCCTGGGTTTTAGCAATTCATTTCTGGCCGATGCACTTTCTGATTATGCAAAATTGGGCATGATCTTGGGTGTAGCATTAGTTCTCATTTATGGCCGCTCATATGCGAAAGCTCGCGGTTTATTTCGCGGTGAGCTGTTTACCTTGGCGCTGTTTTCCCTATTAGGGATGATGGTGATGGCATCTGCAATTAATTTCCTGACTTTGTATGTCGGTCTGGAATTGATGTCGTTGTCTATCTATGCCATGGTTGCACTAAATCGTGAATCTTTTGCATCGACTGAAGCGGCGATGAAGTACTTTGTGCTTGGTGCTTTGGCGTCTGGTATGTTGCTGTACGGTATGTCAATGCTATACGGTGCAACGGGTTCATTGGATGTCTTTACCATTGCTCATGCGATTCAAGCGGGTACAGCTAATAATTTATTGGTTGTGTTTGGTTTGGTATTTGTAGTTACCGGTCTTGGCTTTAAGTTTGGTGCTGTGCCATTCCATATGTGGGTGCCAGACGTTTACCAAGGTGCACCAACACCAATGTCTCAGTTGATTTCAACTGCGCCTAAAGTAGCCGTATTCGTATTTACTCTGCGTGTATTGGCGCAAGCTTTAGAGGGTTTTGCACCTGACTGGCGTGGCATGTTGATGATCTTGGCTGTCTTGTCTATCGGCTTGGGCAATTTAACTGCAATTGCGCAAACCAATATCAAGCGTATGTTTGGTTATTCAACCATTTCCCATATGGGTTTTGTATTGCTTGGTTTGTTGGTTGCAACACCGAACGGTTATGCCGCTTCATTCTTCTATGTGATCAGCTATGTGTTAATGGGCGCGGCAGGTTTTGGTGTCTTAATGCTCTTATCTCGTGAGGGTTTTGAAGCAGACCAGATTAGTGATCTGAAAGGGTTGAATCAGCGTAGCCCATGGTTTGCATTGATGATGCTGTTTACCATGTTCTCGATGGCTGGTATTCCAGTGTTTTTGGGCTTCTTTGCTAAGTTGTCGATCTTGAAAGAAATCGTCAATATGCAAATGGTTTGGTTGGCTGTATTTGCGGTTATCTTCTCATTAATTGGCGCTTTCTATTACTTGCGTATTGTGAAGGTAATGTACTTTGATGACGCAGAAACAGATGCGCCCTTGAGTGCGTGTATTGATATGAAAGTAGTTCTTTCTATCAATTGCTTGCTATTGCTCGTGCTTGGTTTAATGCCAAACAGCTTGATGTCTGTGCTGACTGAAGCTGTTCAGCGCTCTATTCCAGCTGCTTTCTAA
- a CDS encoding NADH-quinone oxidoreductase subunit M, translating into MTGNLLSLAIWMPILAGLIVLATGSDKNAPAARWLALIGALASFLVTIPLYTGFDTFHGGMQFEELKPWIQSLNINYHLGVDGLSMFFVILNSFTTLMVVLAGWQVIEKRVAQYMAAFLIMSGLINGAFVALDAILFYVFFEAMLIPMYLIIGIWGGPRRVYASVKFFLYTLMGSLLTLVAFIYLYYQSGGSFEIAEYHRLPLGMAAQTMLLVAFFFAFAVKVPMWPVHTWLPDAHVEAPTGGSMVLAAITLKLGAYGFLRFALPIAPDASREYAWVFVALSLVAVVYIGMVALVQTDMKKLVAYSSISHMGFVSLGFFMFGGVGGNQLNAWAVEGALVQMISHGFVSAAMFFCIGVMYDRVHSRKIADYGGVANKMPIFAAFMMLFAMANSGLPATSGFAGEFMVVLGAVQVNFWYAVAAATTLIFGAAYTLWMYKRVIFGDVANDNVAELKDVNAREFLVLAILAIAVLGMGLFPKPFTDVMHQSVNDLIWHVSQSKLH; encoded by the coding sequence ATGACGGGTAATCTCCTCAGCCTTGCGATCTGGATGCCAATTTTGGCAGGCTTGATCGTGCTCGCAACAGGAAGCGATAAAAATGCTCCTGCTGCGCGCTGGCTGGCGCTCATTGGCGCTTTGGCCTCTTTCCTCGTAACGATTCCACTGTATACCGGTTTCGATACATTCCATGGCGGTATGCAGTTTGAAGAGCTGAAACCTTGGATTCAGAGCTTAAATATTAACTATCACTTGGGCGTTGACGGTTTGTCGATGTTCTTTGTGATTTTGAATAGTTTTACTACTTTGATGGTGGTATTGGCTGGCTGGCAAGTCATTGAAAAGCGTGTAGCGCAATACATGGCTGCATTCTTGATTATGTCTGGCTTGATTAATGGCGCTTTCGTAGCTCTAGATGCGATTTTGTTCTACGTATTCTTTGAAGCCATGTTGATCCCGATGTACCTGATTATTGGTATTTGGGGTGGTCCTCGTCGTGTGTACGCATCGGTGAAGTTCTTCTTGTACACCTTGATGGGTTCATTGCTGACATTGGTTGCCTTCATTTATCTCTACTACCAGTCTGGTGGTAGCTTCGAGATTGCAGAATATCATCGTCTGCCACTGGGCATGGCTGCGCAAACTATGTTGCTGGTTGCTTTCTTCTTCGCGTTTGCGGTGAAAGTGCCTATGTGGCCAGTGCATACATGGTTGCCTGATGCACACGTTGAAGCGCCTACAGGCGGTTCGATGGTGCTTGCTGCGATTACTTTGAAGCTCGGTGCATACGGTTTTCTGCGATTTGCATTGCCAATTGCACCAGATGCCTCACGGGAGTATGCCTGGGTATTCGTTGCTTTATCACTAGTTGCAGTCGTATACATCGGTATGGTTGCCTTGGTGCAAACTGATATGAAGAAATTGGTGGCTTACTCATCAATTTCCCATATGGGCTTCGTATCACTCGGCTTCTTTATGTTTGGCGGTGTTGGCGGTAATCAATTGAATGCTTGGGCGGTTGAAGGTGCCCTGGTACAGATGATTTCGCATGGTTTTGTTTCCGCTGCAATGTTCTTCTGTATCGGTGTGATGTATGACCGTGTCCATAGTCGTAAGATTGCCGATTACGGTGGTGTTGCGAACAAGATGCCAATTTTTGCTGCATTCATGATGCTGTTTGCCATGGCTAACTCTGGTTTGCCTGCAACATCAGGTTTTGCTGGCGAGTTTATGGTTGTGCTGGGCGCCGTACAGGTTAATTTCTGGTACGCCGTTGCTGCAGCAACAACTCTGATCTTCGGTGCGGCATATACCTTGTGGATGTATAAACGTGTCATTTTCGGCGATGTTGCTAACGACAATGTGGCGGAGCTGAAAGATGTGAATGCACGCGAATTCTTGGTTTTGGCGATTTTAGCCATTGCAGTATTGGGTATGGGTTTGTTCCCCAAACCATTTACTGATGTGATGCACCAGTCGGTGAACGATCTGATCTGGCATGTTTCACAATCCAAGCTCCACTAA
- the nuoL gene encoding NADH-quinone oxidoreductase subunit L translates to MDMKSIYLLIPLAPLAGALIAGLFGWLIGRRAAHCVTIAGVATAFGLSAYVLNYLLNGGESFNGTVYTWLTVNGVDLNVGFLVDNLTAMMMCVVTFVSLMVHLYTIGYMHEDPGYQRFFSYISLFTFSMLMLVMSNNFVQLFFGWEAVGLVSYLLIGFWFKRPTATFANLKAFLVNRVGDFGFLLGIGLVLAHFGSLDYAEVFAKAPELKDATVTLFPGATWSLMTVTCILLFIGAMGKSAQFPLHVWLPDSMEGPTPISALIHAATMVTAGIFMVSRMSPLFEMSETALNFVLVIGAITALFMGFLGIIQNDIKRVVAYSTLSQLGYMTVALGASAYSVAVFHLMTHAFFKALLFLGAGSVIMGMHHDQDIRNMGGLRKYMPITWITSLLGSLALIGTPFLSGFYSKDSIIEAVHASHLPGAGFAYFAVVAGVFVTAFYSFRMYFLVFHGKEQWMQKGHGHDHAHDDHSHDEDEHHHGLGPNDKPHESPWVVTLPLVLLAIPSVLIGYFAIEPMLYGNFFEGVIFVNHELHPAMEVMKEEFHGAVGMALHSLSTLPFWLALGGVVTAYVFYMVKPAIPAALDRFFTSIGIKKLLEEKYYMDHLYINVFAAGGRALGTVLWKVGDTLLIDGLVVNGTAKLVGLFSNLTRRIQSGYIYHYAFAMILGALLLLTIWLGGLLQVQ, encoded by the coding sequence ATGGACATGAAATCGATTTATCTGCTGATCCCGCTTGCGCCGCTTGCCGGTGCGCTGATTGCTGGCCTGTTTGGCTGGCTAATCGGTCGCCGCGCAGCACACTGCGTAACAATTGCGGGTGTTGCCACTGCATTTGGCTTATCAGCTTACGTACTGAATTATTTGCTCAATGGTGGCGAATCTTTCAATGGCACGGTTTATACCTGGCTCACCGTCAATGGCGTTGATCTAAATGTCGGCTTCTTGGTCGACAATTTGACTGCCATGATGATGTGTGTGGTGACATTTGTATCGTTGATGGTGCACTTATACACCATCGGCTATATGCATGAAGATCCAGGCTATCAACGTTTCTTTAGCTATATTTCCTTGTTTACCTTCTCAATGTTGATGCTTGTTATGAGCAACAACTTTGTTCAGCTGTTCTTCGGCTGGGAAGCAGTGGGCTTGGTGTCATACCTCTTGATTGGCTTCTGGTTTAAGCGTCCAACCGCAACATTTGCCAATTTGAAAGCCTTCTTGGTTAATCGTGTAGGTGACTTTGGTTTTCTGCTCGGGATTGGTTTGGTGTTGGCGCATTTTGGCTCGCTTGATTATGCCGAAGTATTTGCTAAAGCCCCTGAGTTGAAAGATGCGACGGTGACTCTGTTCCCAGGCGCTACTTGGTCTTTGATGACTGTGACGTGCATCTTGCTGTTCATTGGCGCGATGGGTAAATCGGCACAGTTCCCATTGCACGTGTGGCTGCCAGATTCGATGGAAGGTCCTACGCCGATTTCCGCTCTGATTCACGCGGCGACGATGGTTACTGCAGGTATCTTTATGGTATCTCGCATGTCACCTTTGTTCGAAATGTCTGAAACGGCGTTGAATTTCGTCTTGGTGATTGGTGCTATTACTGCGCTGTTTATGGGCTTCTTGGGTATTATCCAAAACGATATTAAACGCGTGGTGGCCTACTCAACATTGTCTCAGCTCGGTTATATGACTGTTGCTTTGGGCGCTTCGGCTTACTCAGTTGCGGTGTTCCACTTGATGACGCACGCTTTCTTTAAAGCATTGTTGTTCCTTGGTGCCGGCTCAGTGATCATGGGTATGCATCACGACCAAGACATCCGTAATATGGGTGGCTTGCGTAAATACATGCCTATCACATGGATTACGTCGTTACTTGGTTCTTTGGCTTTGATTGGTACACCGTTCCTTTCAGGTTTTTACTCGAAAGATTCAATTATTGAAGCGGTACATGCGTCACACTTGCCAGGTGCTGGTTTTGCATACTTTGCAGTTGTTGCAGGTGTATTTGTAACAGCGTTCTATTCATTCCGTATGTACTTCTTGGTATTCCACGGTAAAGAGCAGTGGATGCAAAAAGGGCATGGACATGATCACGCTCATGACGATCATTCGCATGATGAAGATGAACATCATCATGGCCTCGGTCCAAATGACAAGCCGCATGAAAGCCCTTGGGTTGTGACTTTACCTTTGGTGTTGCTGGCAATCCCATCGGTATTGATTGGCTATTTTGCTATCGAGCCTATGCTCTACGGTAACTTCTTTGAAGGCGTGATTTTTGTAAATCATGAATTGCATCCAGCAATGGAAGTAATGAAAGAAGAATTCCATGGCGCTGTTGGCATGGCATTGCATAGCTTAAGCACTCTGCCGTTCTGGTTGGCTTTAGGCGGTGTTGTGACTGCTTATGTGTTCTACATGGTTAAACCTGCAATTCCTGCAGCTCTTGATCGATTCTTTACCTCAATTGGTATCAAGAAATTGCTCGAAGAGAAATACTATATGGATCACTTGTACATCAATGTGTTTGCCGCTGGTGGACGTGCATTGGGTACTGTGTTGTGGAAAGTGGGTGATACCCTGCTGATTGATGGTTTAGTTGTGAACGGTACGGCTAAATTGGTTGGATTGTTCTCTAATCTGACTCGTCGTATTCAAAGCGGCTATATCTATCACTACGCTTTTGCCATGATCCTCGGCGCATTGTTGCTGCTGACGATTTGGTTGGGTGGTTTACTGCAAGTGCAGTAA
- the nuoK gene encoding NADH-quinone oxidoreductase subunit NuoK: MLTLTHYLVLGAIMFAVSVFGIFMNRKNLIVLLMAIELMLLSVNMNFIAFSQFLGDTAGQIFVFFILTVAAAESAIGLAILVVLFRNIRSINVEDLDSLKG; encoded by the coding sequence GTGCTTACGCTTACACATTACCTCGTACTTGGCGCAATTATGTTTGCTGTCAGTGTATTTGGCATTTTCATGAACCGAAAGAATCTGATCGTATTGCTAATGGCAATCGAGTTGATGCTTCTATCGGTGAATATGAATTTCATCGCGTTTTCGCAGTTTTTAGGCGATACCGCGGGTCAGATTTTCGTCTTCTTTATCCTTACCGTGGCCGCAGCTGAATCAGCAATCGGCTTGGCGATCTTGGTTGTTCTGTTCCGTAATATTCGGTCGATCAACGTCGAAGATCTGGATAGTCTGAAGGGTTAA
- a CDS encoding NADH-quinone oxidoreductase subunit J, protein MDMSLAIFYVFAAVLVFAAFRVITAKNPVHAVLYLVLSFFNSAVLWMLMKAEFLAVSLIVIYVGAVMVLFLFVVMMLDINFEALRKSFWKFLPVAGTVAAIMLAEMVMILTHRYAKIGNVVEPSFNTASAEVLGKLIYTQYFLPFQLSAVLLLVGMVAAIALTLRKRKNTKYINPGHQIRVKREDRVRMVKMQSEPKFVADETSADDNKPAA, encoded by the coding sequence ATGGATATGAGTTTAGCGATTTTTTATGTCTTTGCTGCCGTATTGGTCTTTGCTGCATTCCGCGTGATTACAGCGAAAAATCCAGTACATGCAGTGCTGTACTTAGTGCTTTCGTTCTTTAATAGCGCCGTTCTTTGGATGCTGATGAAGGCCGAATTCTTGGCGGTGTCTCTGATTGTGATTTATGTCGGGGCAGTGATGGTGCTGTTCCTGTTTGTGGTCATGATGTTGGATATCAATTTCGAAGCTTTGCGCAAAAGCTTTTGGAAGTTTTTGCCTGTTGCCGGTACGGTCGCAGCAATTATGCTGGCCGAAATGGTGATGATTTTGACTCATCGCTATGCAAAAATTGGCAATGTAGTTGAGCCTTCATTTAATACAGCATCTGCTGAAGTATTGGGTAAATTGATTTACACCCAGTATTTCTTGCCATTCCAATTGTCAGCGGTGCTGCTATTGGTGGGTATGGTTGCAGCGATTGCCTTGACTTTGCGTAAGCGTAAAAACACCAAATACATTAATCCGGGTCATCAAATCCGTGTTAAGCGTGAAGATCGTGTGCGCATGGTAAAAATGCAATCTGAACCTAAATTCGTAGCTGATGAAACATCAGCCGATGACAACAAGCCTGCGGCATAA
- the nuoI gene encoding NADH-quinone oxidoreductase subunit NuoI: MEKISYFFKTFLLWELVLGLKLTGRHFFQRKITVQFPDEKTPYSPRFRGLHAQRRYANGEERCIACKLCEAVCPAMAITIESEAREDDKTRRTSRYDIDLTKCIFCGFCEEACPVDAIVETHIYEYHGEKRGDLYYTKPMLLAVGDKYEKEIAERKAADAKYR; encoded by the coding sequence GTGGAAAAAATTTCGTATTTCTTTAAGACCTTCTTGCTATGGGAGTTGGTGCTCGGCCTTAAATTAACTGGCCGTCACTTTTTCCAGCGCAAGATCACCGTGCAGTTTCCGGACGAAAAAACGCCTTACAGCCCACGTTTCCGTGGTTTGCATGCGCAGCGTCGTTACGCCAATGGTGAAGAGCGTTGTATTGCTTGTAAATTGTGTGAAGCAGTTTGCCCGGCAATGGCAATTACGATCGAATCAGAAGCGCGTGAAGACGACAAAACTCGTCGTACTAGCCGCTATGATATCGACCTGACAAAGTGTATTTTCTGTGGTTTCTGCGAAGAAGCCTGTCCAGTTGATGCCATTGTTGAAACACATATTTATGAATATCACGGTGAAAAACGTGGCGATTTGTATTACACCAAGCCAATGCTATTGGCAGTTGGTGATAAATACGAAAAAGAAATCGCTGAACGTAAAGCTGCTGATGCTAAATACCGCTAA
- the nuoH gene encoding NADH-quinone oxidoreductase subunit NuoH translates to MMEFLQNILAGYLSAETAHQVAFLVWTLLKIVLIVAPIMGAVAYLTLAERKVIGYMQIRIGPNRVGPFGLLQPIADGVKLLLKEIIAPSAADKKLFFLAPVMVLVPALAAWAVVPFYPGYVLADVNVGLLYVMAITSMGVYGVILAGWASNSKYAFLGGMRAAAQVISYELAMGFALVGVIMVSGSLNLTKIVEQQASGMMGGSILSWNLIPLLPLFVVYFIAGVAETNRAPFDVTEGESEIVAGHMVEYSGMSFALFFLAEYANMILISAMASVMFLGGWLSPFPASIPVLGAASPLWWVLKVAFLLFCFLWFRATFPRYRYDQLMRLGWKIFIPVTLVWIIVVGAWMQTPWSIW, encoded by the coding sequence ATAATGGAATTTCTACAAAACATCCTCGCTGGGTACTTGAGCGCAGAAACTGCACATCAAGTGGCATTCCTGGTTTGGACTTTGCTGAAGATCGTTTTGATCGTTGCGCCGATTATGGGGGCAGTCGCTTACCTGACTTTGGCCGAGCGTAAAGTAATTGGTTATATGCAGATTCGTATCGGCCCTAACCGGGTCGGTCCGTTTGGTTTGCTGCAGCCAATCGCTGACGGCGTGAAGCTGTTGCTTAAAGAGATCATTGCACCAAGCGCAGCCGATAAGAAATTGTTCTTCTTGGCGCCAGTGATGGTATTGGTCCCTGCGCTAGCTGCATGGGCAGTTGTACCGTTTTACCCTGGGTATGTATTGGCTGATGTTAACGTAGGTTTGCTCTACGTAATGGCCATTACATCAATGGGCGTTTACGGTGTGATCTTGGCCGGTTGGGCGTCTAACTCGAAATACGCGTTCTTGGGTGGTATGCGTGCTGCGGCTCAGGTGATTTCGTACGAGTTGGCCATGGGCTTTGCGCTCGTTGGTGTGATCATGGTGTCGGGCAGCTTGAACCTAACGAAAATCGTTGAGCAGCAAGCGTCTGGCATGATGGGCGGCTCGATCCTGTCTTGGAACTTGATTCCACTGTTGCCACTATTCGTTGTGTACTTCATCGCAGGTGTTGCCGAGACTAATCGCGCACCATTTGACGTAACCGAAGGTGAGTCTGAGATCGTTGCTGGTCACATGGTTGAATACTCAGGTATGAGTTTCGCGCTGTTCTTCTTGGCTGAATACGCCAATATGATCTTGATTTCGGCAATGGCATCGGTGATGTTCTTGGGCGGTTGGTTGTCTCCGTTCCCTGCGTCTATCCCGGTACTCGGCGCTGCAAGCCCACTGTGGTGGGTATTGAAAGTAGCTTTCTTGCTGTTCTGCTTCTTGTGGTTCCGCGCTACTTTCCCACGTTATCGCTACGACCAACTGATGCGTCTGGGCTGGAAAATCTTCATCCCAGTGACCTTGGTGTGGATTATCGTGGTCGGTGCTTGGATGCAGACCCCTTGGTCGATCTGGTAA
- the nuoG gene encoding NADH-quinone oxidoreductase subunit NuoG — protein MLEIEIDGKKLTVPGGSTVMDAANSIGVHIPHFCYHKKLSIAANCRMCLVQVEKAPKPLPACATPVTDGMKVFTHSDQAVTAQKGVMEFLLINHPLDCPICDQGGECQLQDLAVGYGQSGSDYAEEKRVVANKDLGPLISTDMTRCIHCSRCVRFTEEIAGFQELGMANRGEFTEVMPFIGKTVNSEISGNVIDLCPVGALTSKPFRYTARTWELSRRKSVGAHDGLGSNLVVQVKNNKVMRVLPLENEAINECWLSDRDRYSYEALNSQERLTKPMIKQGGVWQQADWQTALEYVANGLKQVVAEHGKDSVAAVASANSTVEELFTLRKLMAGLGVEAVQAFARNADFSVKTQGAKWLGQSLEELSQNEAVLIVGSTVRKEQPLLAQRLRQAVKKGMALSLVNAHADDLLTKLAGEVIVRPDQLVEGLLQVVKAVVELKSVAAPAGIDLSNVVVSDAARAIANSFEGKVKAAVLLGNIAQTSARYAEIYAAAAALSALTGAKLGVPAVAANSVGAELIGADVGGNVFASAKKAYVFVGVEPEYDVHNGAQALAAAKQAEMVVVMSAFQSCAMDYADVLLPISPFTETSGTFVNMEGKAQSFNGVVRPLGETRPAWKVFRVLGNVLGFNGFDYNSSEEIRDEALAGDTAARLNNTLTSSVAVSAKSAQGLVRLGEVPVYQGDAIVRRAPSLQATADAALATTVRLNAATIAKLGLVDGGKAFVKQGQGSAELTVKLDAGLPDDVVRVATSHSLTRDLGEMVGAVEVLKG, from the coding sequence ATGCTGGAAATCGAAATCGACGGTAAAAAATTGACAGTCCCTGGTGGTAGCACTGTGATGGACGCAGCCAATTCAATTGGTGTGCATATCCCTCATTTTTGCTATCACAAAAAACTCTCAATTGCCGCAAACTGCCGTATGTGCCTTGTTCAGGTTGAAAAAGCACCTAAGCCTTTACCGGCCTGTGCCACACCTGTAACGGATGGTATGAAAGTATTTACCCATTCTGATCAAGCGGTCACCGCTCAGAAAGGGGTTATGGAGTTTCTGCTGATCAACCACCCACTTGATTGCCCAATTTGCGATCAAGGTGGTGAGTGTCAGTTGCAAGATTTGGCTGTAGGTTATGGCCAATCGGGCTCGGACTATGCCGAAGAAAAACGCGTTGTTGCCAATAAAGATCTTGGTCCATTGATTTCAACGGATATGACGCGCTGCATTCATTGCAGCCGCTGCGTTCGCTTTACTGAAGAAATCGCAGGTTTCCAAGAGCTCGGTATGGCTAACCGCGGTGAATTTACCGAAGTGATGCCATTCATTGGCAAAACGGTTAATTCTGAAATCTCTGGCAACGTGATTGATTTGTGTCCGGTTGGCGCTTTAACCAGCAAGCCATTCCGCTACACCGCGCGTACTTGGGAATTATCTCGCCGTAAATCAGTCGGTGCGCACGATGGCTTGGGTTCTAACTTGGTCGTTCAAGTGAAGAACAACAAAGTAATGCGTGTGTTGCCGCTGGAAAACGAAGCGATTAACGAATGCTGGTTGTCTGACCGCGATCGTTACTCATACGAAGCTTTGAACAGCCAAGAACGTCTGACCAAGCCAATGATTAAGCAAGGTGGCGTTTGGCAACAAGCTGATTGGCAAACTGCGCTTGAATACGTTGCTAATGGCTTGAAACAAGTCGTTGCCGAGCACGGTAAAGACAGTGTTGCTGCAGTTGCTTCTGCTAACAGTACCGTTGAAGAATTGTTCACGTTGCGCAAGCTGATGGCTGGTTTAGGTGTTGAAGCAGTTCAAGCCTTTGCGCGCAATGCTGACTTCTCGGTGAAAACCCAAGGTGCTAAATGGCTTGGCCAATCACTGGAAGAGTTGTCGCAAAACGAGGCAGTTCTGATCGTTGGTTCAACGGTTCGTAAAGAACAGCCTTTGCTGGCACAGCGTCTGCGTCAAGCAGTGAAAAAAGGCATGGCCTTGTCACTGGTGAATGCGCATGCTGATGACCTGCTGACTAAGTTGGCTGGCGAAGTCATTGTTCGCCCAGATCAATTGGTTGAAGGCTTGTTGCAAGTTGTTAAAGCGGTGGTTGAGCTCAAATCAGTTGCTGCGCCTGCTGGTATCGATTTGTCTAACGTAGTCGTTAGCGACGCTGCACGCGCAATTGCAAATAGCTTTGAAGGCAAAGTAAAAGCGGCTGTCTTGCTAGGCAATATCGCTCAAACATCGGCGCGTTACGCTGAAATCTACGCTGCTGCTGCTGCATTGTCTGCCTTAACTGGCGCTAAGTTGGGTGTTCCTGCGGTTGCCGCCAATAGCGTAGGTGCAGAACTGATCGGCGCTGATGTTGGTGGTAACGTTTTTGCTTCGGCTAAAAAAGCTTATGTATTTGTTGGTGTTGAGCCTGAATACGATGTGCACAACGGTGCACAAGCATTGGCTGCAGCAAAACAAGCTGAAATGGTTGTTGTGATGTCTGCGTTCCAAAGCTGTGCGATGGATTACGCTGATGTCTTGCTGCCAATCTCTCCATTCACTGAAACGTCAGGTACGTTTGTGAATATGGAAGGTAAAGCACAAAGCTTTAACGGCGTAGTTCGCCCATTGGGTGAAACACGTCCGGCTTGGAAGGTCTTCCGCGTGTTGGGTAATGTCTTGGGCTTTAACGGCTTTGACTACAACTCGTCCGAAGAAATCCGCGATGAAGCACTAGCTGGCGATACCGCTGCTCGCTTGAACAATACTTTGACTTCATCTGTTGCGGTTTCTGCCAAGTCAGCACAAGGTCTGGTACGTTTGGGTGAAGTGCCTGTTTACCAAGGCGATGCAATCGTTCGTCGTGCTCCAAGCTTGCAAGCAACTGCTGATGCAGCTTTGGCAACTACAGTTCGCCTCAATGCTGCAACCATCGCTAAGCTTGGCCTTGTTGATGGCGGCAAAGCTTTCGTTAAACAAGGGCAGGGCAGTGCTGAGCTGACAGTGAAGCTTGACGCTGGCTTGCCTGACGACGTCGTGCGTGTTGCAACTTCTCATTCGCTAACTCGTGATTTGGGCGAGATGGTGGGTGCTGTTGAAGTACTCAAAGGATAA